A single genomic interval of Mycolicibacterium sp. MU0053 harbors:
- a CDS encoding glycosyltransferase → MRVAVVAGPDPGHSFPAIALCLKLQAAGADPTLFTGVEWLETARTAGLAATELLGLDPTEEDDDTDAGQKIHRRAARMAVLNAPQLAELAPDLVVSDVITACGGMAAELLGIPWVELNPHPLYLPSKGLPPIGSGLAPGTGLRGRLRDAVMRKLTARSWQAGLAQRSAARVSIGLPARDPGPLRRLIATLPALEVPRPDWPAEAVVVGPLHFEPTSQVLTPPAGDGPLIVVAPSTATTGTTGMAELALQCLVPGDGLPAGTRVAVSRLGGADLEVPPWAVVGLGRQDRLLTGANLMICGGGHGIVAKTLLAGVPMVVVPGGGDQWEMANRVVRQGSAQLVRPLTAEALVAAVREVLAAPRYAEAARAAGASAAEVADPVRVCQEVVR, encoded by the coding sequence ATGCGCGTAGCCGTGGTCGCCGGCCCCGATCCCGGTCATTCCTTCCCAGCCATCGCGCTGTGCCTCAAATTGCAGGCCGCCGGCGCCGATCCCACGTTGTTCACCGGCGTCGAGTGGCTCGAGACCGCGCGCACGGCCGGCCTCGCGGCGACCGAGTTGCTGGGACTCGATCCCACCGAGGAGGACGACGACACCGACGCGGGGCAGAAGATCCACCGCCGGGCCGCCCGGATGGCGGTGCTCAATGCGCCACAGCTCGCGGAGCTCGCACCGGATCTGGTGGTCTCCGATGTCATCACCGCCTGCGGCGGGATGGCCGCGGAACTGCTCGGCATTCCGTGGGTGGAACTCAACCCGCACCCGCTCTACCTGCCGTCGAAGGGGTTGCCGCCGATCGGCAGCGGGCTGGCCCCGGGCACCGGGTTGCGGGGCCGGTTGCGCGATGCGGTCATGCGCAAGCTGACCGCGCGGTCCTGGCAGGCGGGTCTGGCGCAGCGCTCGGCGGCGCGGGTGAGTATCGGTCTGCCCGCCCGCGATCCGGGTCCGCTGCGTCGGCTGATCGCGACCCTGCCGGCGTTGGAGGTGCCGCGGCCGGACTGGCCCGCGGAGGCGGTGGTGGTGGGTCCGCTGCACTTCGAGCCGACCTCGCAGGTGCTCACCCCGCCGGCCGGGGACGGGCCGCTGATCGTGGTCGCGCCGTCGACGGCGACCACCGGGACCACCGGGATGGCCGAGCTGGCCCTGCAGTGCCTGGTCCCCGGGGACGGCCTGCCCGCCGGGACCCGGGTGGCGGTGTCGCGGCTCGGGGGAGCGGATCTCGAGGTCCCGCCGTGGGCCGTGGTCGGGCTGGGACGCCAGGACCGGTTGCTGACCGGTGCGAACCTGATGATCTGCGGTGGCGGACACGGCATCGTGGCCAAGACCCTGCTGGCCGGGGTACCCATGGTGGTGGTTCCGGGTGGCGGCGATCAATGGGAGATGGCCAATCGCGTTGTGCGCCAGGGCAGTGCGCAGCTGGTCCGGCCGTTGACCGCCGAGGCGCTGGTGGCGGCCGTCCGGGAAGTGCTGGCCGCCCCGCGCTACGCCGAGGCCGCCCGCGCCGCCGGTGCCTCGGCTGCCGAGGTCGCCGATCCGGTACGGGTGTGCCAGGAAGTAGTTCGGTAG
- a CDS encoding DUF3046 domain-containing protein: MRLTEFHVLVTDQFGEVRGASLLVDHVLTGVGGRTAAQAIEDGVEPREVWRALCADFDVPRDQW; this comes from the coding sequence GTGCGGTTGACCGAGTTCCACGTCCTTGTCACCGACCAATTCGGCGAGGTGCGGGGTGCCTCGCTGCTCGTCGACCACGTCCTGACCGGCGTGGGTGGGCGAACCGCCGCGCAAGCCATCGAGGACGGGGTCGAACCACGCGAGGTCTGGCGCGCGTTGTGTGCCGACTTCGACGTGCCCCGCGACCAGTGGTGA